The following proteins are co-located in the Campylobacter concisus genome:
- the metE gene encoding 5-methyltetrahydropteroyltriglutamate--homocysteine S-methyltransferase produces MIKSYVLGFPRIGEKRELKRALEGFWAGKEGFSEENLQETAKTLRQRHWKYQQDAGISAISVNDFSFYDLMLDNIIAFGATPPRFANLSGLEQYFACSRGNKNGVAMEMTKWFNTNYHYIVPELSSESKFSLKADKILNEYKEAKANGVKGKVNLIGPITFLALSKTTDGSCPFKHLDALVGEYKKLLEQISKLDDEILVQFDEPIFVTDKNESDLLPLITKVYNELTGVASNIKIVFATYFEHAIKAVSEVAKTKIYGIALDFIHGKRNFEALETIKNSHLTLFAGVIDGRNIWKSNIDEKVKLVREISEKIGGKDFYIGTSCSLLHVPYTLKYEENLNPEIKSWLSFAVEKLDEIKIITKLANGEKLNEAEAKIYEENKNAVKTRATSKLIHSESVQKRIKNLSKFERDEKFEDRIKIQRETLKYGILPTTTIGSFPQTVDLRVLRQNFKKGEIDAAAYEAGIKKYIDHCVKFQEDIGLDVLVHGEPERNDMVEYFGEQISGYAFSQNGWVQSYGSRCVKPPLLFGDVSRPEPMTVKWMKYAQSITKHVMKGMLTGPVTMLNWSFVRDDLPRSEVAKQLALCIYDEIADLQNVGIRVIQVDEAAFKEGYPLRAENIPAYEKFAVDCFKLSVSSAEAKTQIHTHMCYSEFNDIIKTIEAMDADVISIETARSGNELLKIFKAVGYKQEVGPGVYDIHSPRVPSVEEIVAQIKALLEVLPKEQLWINPDCGLKTRKWEEVEPSLKNMVEAVKIVRGL; encoded by the coding sequence ATGATAAAAAGTTATGTTTTAGGTTTTCCAAGAATCGGAGAGAAAAGAGAGTTAAAGCGCGCGTTAGAGGGCTTTTGGGCTGGTAAAGAGGGCTTTAGTGAAGAAAATTTGCAAGAGACTGCAAAGACACTTCGCCAAAGACACTGGAAATATCAACAAGACGCTGGTATTTCGGCTATTAGCGTTAATGATTTTTCGTTTTACGACCTAATGCTTGATAACATCATCGCTTTTGGCGCGACACCTCCAAGATTTGCAAATTTAAGCGGCTTAGAGCAATATTTTGCTTGCTCAAGAGGCAACAAAAATGGTGTTGCGATGGAGATGACAAAGTGGTTTAACACAAACTACCACTACATCGTGCCAGAGCTTAGCAGCGAGAGTAAATTTAGCCTAAAAGCGGACAAAATTTTAAATGAATACAAAGAGGCGAAGGCTAACGGCGTAAAAGGCAAGGTAAATTTGATCGGTCCTATCACATTTTTGGCCCTTTCAAAGACGACTGACGGCAGTTGCCCATTTAAGCACCTTGACGCGCTTGTAGGCGAGTATAAAAAGCTACTTGAGCAAATTTCTAAGCTTGATGATGAAATTTTAGTGCAGTTTGACGAGCCGATCTTTGTAACTGACAAAAATGAAAGCGATCTTTTGCCACTTATCACAAAGGTCTATAACGAGCTAACAGGCGTTGCTAGCAATATCAAAATCGTATTTGCGACATATTTTGAGCATGCGATTAAAGCAGTTAGCGAAGTGGCTAAAACTAAAATTTACGGCATCGCACTTGACTTCATCCATGGCAAGAGAAATTTCGAAGCACTTGAGACTATCAAAAACAGCCATTTGACGCTATTTGCTGGCGTGATCGACGGCAGAAATATCTGGAAAAGCAACATCGATGAAAAAGTAAAACTTGTTCGTGAAATTTCAGAGAAAATAGGCGGCAAAGACTTTTACATCGGCACTTCGTGCTCGCTTCTTCACGTACCATACACGCTAAAATATGAAGAGAATTTAAACCCTGAGATCAAAAGCTGGCTAAGCTTTGCGGTTGAGAAGCTTGATGAGATCAAGATCATCACAAAACTAGCAAACGGCGAGAAGCTAAATGAGGCTGAAGCTAAAATTTACGAAGAGAACAAAAATGCCGTTAAAACTCGCGCCACTTCAAAGCTCATCCACTCTGAAAGCGTTCAAAAACGTATCAAAAATTTAAGCAAATTTGAGCGTGACGAGAAATTTGAAGATCGCATCAAAATTCAACGCGAAACACTAAAATACGGTATCTTACCAACAACAACGATAGGTAGCTTCCCTCAGACTGTTGATCTTCGTGTACTTCGCCAAAATTTCAAAAAAGGCGAGATCGACGCGGCCGCTTATGAAGCTGGTATCAAAAAATATATCGATCACTGCGTGAAATTTCAAGAAGATATCGGCCTAGACGTGCTAGTACACGGCGAGCCAGAGAGAAACGACATGGTCGAGTACTTTGGCGAGCAGATCAGCGGATACGCATTTAGCCAAAATGGCTGGGTACAAAGCTACGGCAGCCGCTGCGTCAAGCCACCACTTCTCTTTGGTGACGTAAGCCGCCCAGAGCCGATGACTGTTAAGTGGATGAAATACGCTCAAAGCATCACAAAACACGTAATGAAGGGCATGCTAACAGGTCCTGTGACTATGCTAAACTGGAGCTTTGTGCGTGACGATCTGCCAAGAAGTGAAGTGGCAAAACAGCTTGCGCTTTGTATCTATGACGAGATCGCAGACCTTCAAAATGTAGGCATCAGAGTGATCCAAGTCGATGAGGCAGCGTTTAAAGAGGGCTATCCACTAAGAGCTGAAAATATCCCAGCTTATGAGAAATTTGCGGTTGATTGCTTCAAGCTTTCAGTAAGCTCGGCTGAGGCAAAAACTCAGATCCACACGCATATGTGCTACTCTGAATTTAACGATATTATTAAGACCATTGAAGCAATGGACGCTGATGTTATCAGTATCGAAACTGCAAGAAGCGGCAACGAACTACTTAAAATTTTCAAAGCCGTTGGCTACAAACAAGAGGTCGGACCTGGCGTTTACGACATCCACAGCCCACGTGTGCCAAGTGTTGAGGAGATCGTCGCTCAGATCAAAGCTCTACTTGAAGTCTTGCCAAAAGAGCAACTCTGGATCAACCCAGATTGTGGCCTAAAAACTAGAAAATGGGAAGAGGTCGAGCCAAGCCTTAAAAACATGGTAGAAGCCGTCAAGATCGTAAGAGGTCTATAA
- a CDS encoding RDD family protein: MAKQKAKIAPVWARAKAFVIDLFIIGMPIFYAITYLVLDGKEAFLHNQIAIFSANSLISLIMCLFFSIKAQTPGYKAQEIYLINLKTGRKLSFFHTILRQICFAFAGFSILGLCLCFFRKDKLNLHDIITHSAAVQRSEG; this comes from the coding sequence TTGGCAAAGCAAAAGGCAAAAATCGCACCTGTTTGGGCTAGAGCAAAGGCCTTCGTTATCGATCTTTTTATCATCGGTATGCCGATATTTTATGCGATAACATATCTTGTGCTTGATGGCAAAGAGGCGTTTTTGCATAACCAAATTGCTATTTTTAGTGCAAATAGCTTGATCTCACTTATAATGTGCCTTTTTTTTAGCATAAAAGCACAAACTCCAGGCTACAAAGCACAAGAAATTTATCTAATAAACCTAAAAACCGGTAGAAAACTAAGCTTTTTTCACACCATCTTGCGCCAAATTTGCTTTGCCTTTGCTGGCTTTAGCATACTTGGACTTTGCCTTTGTTTCTTTAGAAAAGATAAACTAAATCTGCACGACATCATCACTCACTCAGCTGCCGTGCAAAGATCAGAGGGATAA
- a CDS encoding hydroxymethylpyrimidine/phosphomethylpyrimidine kinase, translated as MKKILIIAGSCNSGTAGLQADIKTCARFNCYSATAVTSLVAETTDAVKSVVCLEPSFVKDQLNTLAEEFSFDAIKIGMLFSEEIMEVVREFLLAQNTKVVLDPVCVSKSGHKLIKDSAVAKLKELMSLATVTTPNLDEVNVLFGDDYKDLPCDVIVKKHISEDSSIDTLYKKDGSLRNFKTPLVNPLVMSGTGCSFSTALACFLAKGKSLEESIQLSKEYICSIIKESIDTKLGKNRLLWHGAK; from the coding sequence ATGAAAAAAATTCTAATCATCGCAGGCTCTTGTAATAGTGGCACAGCTGGGCTTCAAGCAGATATAAAAACATGTGCTAGGTTTAATTGTTATAGTGCAACAGCGGTAACTTCTTTGGTCGCTGAGACTACGGATGCCGTAAAAAGCGTGGTTTGCTTAGAGCCTAGTTTTGTCAAAGATCAGCTAAATACGCTTGCGGAAGAATTTAGCTTTGATGCGATTAAGATAGGCATGTTATTTAGTGAGGAGATCATGGAGGTGGTGCGTGAGTTTTTACTAGCTCAAAATACCAAAGTAGTGCTTGATCCAGTTTGCGTCTCAAAAAGCGGACATAAGCTTATAAAAGATAGTGCGGTGGCAAAACTAAAAGAGCTAATGAGCTTAGCAACGGTAACTACTCCAAATTTAGATGAGGTAAATGTACTTTTTGGTGATGATTATAAAGATTTGCCTTGTGATGTTATCGTAAAGAAACATATCAGCGAAGATAGCAGTATAGACACACTTTATAAAAAAGATGGTTCGCTAAGAAATTTTAAGACCCCACTTGTTAATCCGCTTGTAATGAGTGGAACTGGTTGTAGCTTCTCAACTGCACTTGCTTGCTTTTTAGCAAAGGGCAAGAGCTTAGAGGAGTCTATACAACTTTCAAAAGAGTATATTTGCTCTATCATAAAAGAGAGCATAGATACAAAACTTGGTAAAAATCGCCTACTTTGGCATGGAGCGAAGTAA
- a CDS encoding DNA-binding protein, translated as MLKDKIINNESGIVLYGLTPPKAEFDEAKLKEIAAKWNKRITDVQADGLVLYEIQDESSRIKSERTFEFSDTLSPEIYYSKYLNLKTPSIFYRVANKYNESEFRANLAKSSSDINVFVGVASGKVEPKMSLERAYEIARDEFKELVVGGVCIAERHAKKGDEEQRMSQKAKMGAKFFISQAVFDINLAKNLLTSVAKSGLNLPIILTFTTCGTPKTLEFIKWLGISVDENSEKRMLESDDFLATASQICLENFAELYEFAKKLGINVGVNVESVMAKRAEIEASLELTHKMREAF; from the coding sequence ATGTTAAAAGATAAGATCATAAACAATGAAAGTGGCATAGTGCTTTATGGCCTAACGCCTCCAAAGGCTGAATTTGACGAGGCGAAGCTTAAAGAGATCGCCGCAAAGTGGAACAAGAGGATCACGGACGTGCAGGCTGATGGCTTGGTGCTTTATGAGATCCAAGATGAAAGTAGCCGTATAAAAAGCGAGCGAACTTTTGAATTTAGTGATACATTAAGCCCTGAAATTTACTACTCAAAATACCTAAATTTAAAGACACCAAGCATCTTTTATAGGGTCGCGAACAAATATAATGAGAGTGAATTTAGAGCAAATTTAGCCAAAAGTAGTAGCGATATAAATGTTTTTGTTGGCGTTGCTTCTGGCAAGGTAGAGCCTAAAATGAGCTTAGAGCGTGCTTATGAGATCGCTAGAGATGAGTTTAAAGAGCTTGTAGTGGGCGGTGTTTGCATAGCTGAGAGGCATGCTAAAAAAGGCGATGAAGAGCAAAGGATGAGCCAAAAGGCCAAAATGGGTGCGAAATTTTTCATCTCGCAGGCGGTTTTTGATATAAATTTGGCTAAAAATTTACTAACAAGCGTGGCAAAAAGTGGGTTAAATTTGCCTATTATTTTGACATTTACAACTTGTGGCACGCCAAAAACGCTAGAGTTTATCAAGTGGCTTGGTATAAGCGTTGATGAAAATAGTGAAAAAAGGATGCTTGAAAGTGATGATTTTTTAGCCACAGCATCGCAAATTTGCCTTGAAAATTTCGCAGAGCTTTATGAATTTGCCAAAAAGCTTGGTATAAACGTCGGCGTCAATGTTGAAAGCGTCATGGCAAAACGTGCCGAGATCGAAGCGAGCCTAGAGCTAACGCATAAGATGAGAGAGGCGTTTTGA
- the dapF gene encoding diaminopimelate epimerase — protein sequence MQVSKYNASGNDFVIFHTFLNKDRSELARQICSRTNGVGADGLIVLLPYEKGVKWEFYNSDGSYAAMCGNGSRAAARYAYLNDLVSSSEFALLTGSGEVMANVKGECVEVVLTSPKILSEPLNENSKTWYFYDTGVPHLVNFTQNLEEFDVKECRALRQKYNANVNLAKFEGEVLKVRTYERGVEDETLACGTGMAACFYGATLNLNAAQCLKVYPKSGEELGLRLENGKILFSGAVKHCFDTSIEI from the coding sequence ATGCAAGTTTCAAAGTACAACGCTAGTGGCAATGATTTTGTCATATTTCATACATTTTTGAACAAAGATAGAAGCGAGCTAGCAAGGCAAATTTGCAGCCGAACGAACGGCGTGGGAGCTGATGGGCTCATCGTGCTTTTGCCTTACGAAAAGGGCGTGAAATGGGAGTTTTACAACAGCGATGGAAGCTACGCTGCGATGTGTGGCAACGGCTCGCGTGCGGCTGCTAGATATGCCTATCTAAACGACCTTGTAAGTTCAAGCGAATTTGCTCTGCTAACTGGTAGCGGCGAGGTGATGGCAAATGTGAAAGGTGAGTGCGTCGAGGTTGTGCTAACAAGTCCAAAGATTTTAAGCGAGCCATTAAATGAAAACAGCAAAACTTGGTATTTTTACGATACTGGCGTGCCACATCTTGTAAATTTCACACAAAATTTAGAGGAATTTGACGTCAAAGAGTGCAGGGCGCTTCGTCAAAAATACAATGCAAATGTAAATTTAGCCAAATTTGAGGGCGAAGTTTTAAAGGTGAGAACCTACGAAAGGGGCGTGGAGGACGAGACGCTAGCTTGTGGCACTGGCATGGCGGCTTGCTTTTACGGCGCTACTTTAAATTTAAACGCAGCGCAATGCCTAAAAGTCTATCCAAAAAGCGGCGAGGAGCTTGGTCTTAGACTAGAAAACGGCAAAATTTTATTTAGCGGAGCGGTGAAACACTGTTTTGATACGAGTATTGAAATTTAG
- the purM gene encoding phosphoribosylformylglycinamidine cyclo-ligase: MISYKDAGVDIDAGNSFVEAIKPFVKSTQTPNVIGGIGSFSGAVRLPSGYKNPAILGATDGVGTKLRLAIDAKKFDGVGEDLVAMCVNDLICNFATPLFFLDYYATAKLEIESAKEVVKSIANGCKKAQCALIGGETAEMPSMYEKGDFDLAGFAVGIAEADEIDRSKFVKSGDVLVALPSSGLHSNGFSLARKVVSELGLKFDEKVGERKLIDVLLEPTRIYVSDFLRLKDKITAMAHITGGGIVENLPRVFPAGLGAKVQKSAVKTPEIFKILAQKVEESEMMRTFNMGVGMILVVPKENVDAVLASSDGYVIGEVVNGKGVELI; the protein is encoded by the coding sequence ATGATAAGCTATAAAGATGCTGGAGTGGATATAGATGCTGGAAATAGCTTTGTTGAGGCGATAAAGCCTTTCGTAAAGTCTACACAAACACCAAACGTTATAGGTGGCATTGGGTCATTTTCAGGAGCGGTCAGACTACCAAGCGGATATAAAAATCCAGCCATTTTGGGAGCGACTGATGGCGTTGGCACGAAGCTTCGCCTAGCTATTGATGCTAAGAAATTTGACGGTGTGGGCGAGGATCTAGTCGCAATGTGCGTAAATGATCTCATCTGCAACTTCGCTACACCACTCTTTTTCCTTGATTACTACGCGACAGCAAAGCTTGAGATAGAGAGTGCCAAAGAGGTGGTAAAAAGCATCGCAAATGGCTGCAAAAAGGCGCAATGCGCACTTATTGGCGGTGAGACAGCCGAGATGCCATCGATGTATGAAAAAGGCGACTTTGACCTTGCTGGATTTGCCGTTGGTATCGCTGAGGCTGATGAGATCGACAGAAGCAAATTTGTAAAATCTGGTGACGTTTTAGTCGCGCTTCCAAGTAGCGGCCTGCACTCAAATGGCTTCTCTCTTGCAAGAAAAGTAGTTAGCGAGCTTGGACTAAAATTTGATGAAAAAGTAGGTGAGCGAAAGCTTATCGACGTGCTTCTTGAGCCAACTAGAATTTACGTGAGCGACTTTTTAAGATTAAAAGATAAGATTACGGCAATGGCTCACATCACCGGTGGTGGCATAGTTGAAAACTTACCTCGAGTCTTTCCTGCTGGACTTGGTGCGAAGGTGCAAAAAAGTGCTGTAAAAACGCCTGAAATTTTTAAAATCCTCGCTCAAAAAGTAGAAGAAAGCGAGATGATGAGGACTTTTAACATGGGCGTTGGTATGATATTAGTTGTGCCAAAAGAAAACGTTGACGCTGTCCTAGCTAGCAGCGATGGCTACGTGATCGGCGAAGTAGTAAATGGCAAAGGTGTAGAGCTAATTTAA
- the coaE gene encoding dephospho-CoA kinase (Dephospho-CoA kinase (CoaE) performs the final step in coenzyme A biosynthesis.): MQKFPNAYVITGSIASGKSTVVNLLKERGFSVIDADLIAHEQLEICKCEIVEFFGEQILDEAGKIDRQKLGVIVFNDPKKLKILEQILHPKIKEEILSRATKLECLGQVYFVDIPLFFEKEDRYAEFKNIAVIYAPKELLLSRLMSRNGLSLEEAKVRVELQMDIEQKRKKANFIIDNSGDKENLEQELEKFLRQICG; the protein is encoded by the coding sequence TTGCAGAAATTTCCAAACGCCTACGTCATCACAGGCTCGATCGCTAGCGGCAAAAGCACGGTTGTAAATTTACTAAAAGAGCGAGGTTTTAGCGTGATAGATGCGGACCTCATCGCTCACGAGCAGCTTGAAATTTGTAAATGTGAGATAGTGGAATTTTTTGGAGAGCAAATTTTAGATGAAGCTGGCAAGATCGATCGTCAAAAACTTGGTGTCATTGTTTTTAATGATCCAAAAAAATTAAAAATTTTAGAGCAAATTTTGCATCCAAAGATAAAGGAAGAAATTTTATCTCGCGCTACGAAGCTTGAGTGCTTGGGGCAGGTTTATTTTGTAGATATCCCTTTATTTTTTGAAAAAGAGGATCGCTACGCTGAGTTTAAAAATATAGCTGTGATCTATGCGCCAAAAGAGCTTTTGCTAAGCCGCTTAATGAGCCGAAATGGTCTAAGTTTAGAAGAAGCAAAAGTAAGAGTGGAGCTTCAGATGGATATCGAGCAAAAGCGAAAAAAAGCAAATTTTATAATAGATAATAGTGGCGATAAAGAAAATTTAGAGCAAGAACTAGAGAAATTTCTAAGGCAAATTTGTGGCTAG
- a CDS encoding mannose-1-phosphate guanylyltransferase/mannose-6-phosphate isomerase, producing the protein MTNILLCGGSGTRLWPISRTLMPKQFIKLFDDRSLFQLTALRNSEICDNTFVITNIDHYYLAMDQIENLNITNFKYLLEPVGRNTAPAITLACLALDPNEIVLVTPSDHLIKEIKAYHTSVKAAKELAEQNFLVTFGIKSRSPETGFGYIESYNGDVKAFYEKPDYERALKFLKDQNFYWNSGMFVFKAGVFLDQMKTFAPEILEACKLAFDNAKKDEIDIKIDVIDMQNIPQNSIDYAVMEKSDIVKMVALDASWSDLGSFDSLDEQLQKDINGNTINSDLVQINSHNNLVLSSGKKIALIDVDDLTIVDTKDALLISKKSSSQKVKNVVEILKEESSELCNTHLTTNRPWGNYTVLENQDGYKIKIIEVKPGKRLSLQKHFHRNEHWIVLSGSATVTIGETTRLVCPNESIYIKMGEIHRLSNEGKIPVVLIEAQVGEYTGEDDIIRLDDDFKR; encoded by the coding sequence ATGACAAATATATTATTATGTGGCGGTTCTGGTACGAGATTGTGGCCTATTAGCAGGACTTTGATGCCAAAACAATTTATTAAATTATTTGATGACAGGTCGCTTTTTCAGCTAACCGCACTACGAAATAGCGAAATTTGTGATAATACATTTGTAATTACAAATATCGATCACTACTACTTGGCGATGGATCAGATAGAGAATTTAAATATCACAAATTTTAAATATCTGCTCGAGCCAGTTGGTAGAAATACTGCACCAGCGATCACATTAGCTTGCCTCGCACTTGATCCAAATGAGATTGTTTTAGTAACGCCATCGGATCATTTGATAAAAGAGATTAAAGCATACCACACAAGCGTAAAAGCTGCAAAAGAGCTGGCAGAGCAAAATTTCTTAGTTACTTTTGGCATAAAGTCAAGGTCGCCTGAGACGGGATTTGGATATATAGAAAGCTATAATGGTGATGTAAAGGCTTTTTATGAAAAGCCAGACTATGAAAGGGCATTGAAATTTCTAAAAGATCAAAATTTCTACTGGAATTCAGGTATGTTTGTCTTTAAGGCAGGCGTTTTCTTGGATCAGATGAAAACTTTTGCTCCTGAGATACTTGAAGCATGTAAATTAGCTTTTGATAACGCAAAAAAAGACGAAATTGATATCAAGATAGATGTTATTGACATGCAAAATATTCCGCAAAATAGCATAGATTATGCTGTGATGGAAAAGTCTGATATCGTAAAAATGGTAGCCCTAGATGCATCTTGGAGTGATCTTGGAAGTTTTGATAGTTTGGATGAGCAGCTACAAAAAGATATCAATGGAAACACAATAAATAGCGATCTGGTGCAGATAAATTCTCACAATAATCTAGTCCTATCTAGTGGTAAAAAAATAGCTTTGATAGATGTTGATGATCTAACTATAGTTGATACAAAAGATGCTCTTTTAATATCTAAAAAATCCTCTAGCCAAAAGGTAAAAAATGTGGTGGAAATTTTAAAAGAGGAGAGCTCTGAGCTTTGTAATACTCATCTTACTACGAACAGACCATGGGGAAACTACACTGTCCTTGAAAATCAAGATGGTTATAAGATAAAGATAATAGAGGTAAAACCTGGCAAAAGACTATCTTTGCAAAAGCATTTTCATAGAAATGAGCATTGGATAGTGTTATCAGGTAGCGCTACCGTTACGATAGGTGAGACAACTAGACTCGTTTGTCCTAATGAGTCTATCTATATAAAAATGGGTGAAATTCATAGGCTGTCTAATGAAGGAAAAATTCCTGTGGTTTTAATAGAAGCTCAGGTCGGTGAATATACAGGTGAAGATGATATAATTCGCCTAGATGATGATTTTAAAAGGTGA
- a CDS encoding C69 family dipeptidase yields the protein MKGKIIASIVAMSAILGTSSLACTTILVGDKASNDGSMLVARSADSKAVKAQVFLIHPAKKNQTGMHSSKAHDGANDFTYPLPKDGMRYTTVANSHTKLHGAVGYNEAGVGLSGTETIYAKDELLKIDPYNEESGITEDDIPDVLLPRMKSAKEGVKLLGEIVETKGAGEGFGVVFIDANELWYFETGTGHKWIASKIPQDEYFVTANQGRLHAYKENDPNFMGAKDVIKFAIDNKTYDPAKDGEFNFTKAYTRDDERDVTYNYPRVCWVQSMFNPSLKQDFADGQKFPVFLKPEKKLSVEDLKAAMRAHYNGTAFDNYASKDEDKKNVYRAISVFRTYESHVMQVRPWLPKEIGRVTYVALGMADLSVYLPYYEGLDGFIKGYSDGSYDADDTSIYWVYRKLQTLVMTDYEKYSPVVKEAYAKFEKELAVKQAKFEDEYVKLYKKDKKKADKLLNEFSQKTMQEAKDLTQELTNKVFTMLTADMDAKLKSLNKGKKD from the coding sequence ATGAAAGGCAAAATTATTGCATCAATCGTCGCTATGAGTGCGATTTTAGGCACAAGTAGCTTGGCATGCACTACTATTTTAGTAGGAGATAAAGCTTCAAACGATGGCTCTATGTTAGTCGCCAGGAGTGCAGACAGCAAGGCTGTAAAGGCACAAGTCTTTTTAATCCATCCGGCAAAGAAAAACCAAACTGGCATGCATAGCTCAAAAGCCCATGACGGCGCAAATGACTTTACATATCCGCTTCCAAAAGATGGTATGAGATATACAACTGTTGCAAATTCGCACACAAAACTTCATGGAGCAGTTGGCTACAACGAGGCAGGGGTTGGACTAAGCGGCACTGAGACCATTTACGCAAAAGATGAGCTTTTAAAGATCGACCCATATAATGAAGAGAGTGGCATCACCGAGGATGACATCCCAGACGTGCTTTTGCCACGTATGAAGAGTGCAAAAGAGGGCGTTAAGCTTCTTGGCGAGATAGTAGAGACAAAGGGCGCTGGAGAAGGCTTTGGCGTGGTATTTATCGATGCAAACGAGCTTTGGTACTTTGAGACAGGTACAGGCCATAAATGGATCGCTTCAAAGATCCCACAAGATGAGTACTTTGTCACTGCAAACCAAGGCAGACTTCACGCTTATAAAGAGAATGATCCAAATTTCATGGGCGCAAAAGATGTTATCAAATTTGCGATTGACAACAAAACTTACGACCCTGCAAAAGATGGCGAATTTAACTTTACAAAGGCCTATACAAGGGACGATGAGAGGGATGTGACCTACAACTACCCACGCGTTTGCTGGGTTCAAAGCATGTTTAACCCAAGTCTAAAACAAGACTTCGCCGATGGTCAGAAATTTCCAGTATTTTTAAAACCAGAGAAAAAACTAAGTGTTGAAGACCTAAAAGCTGCGATGAGAGCCCACTACAACGGCACTGCGTTTGATAACTACGCCAGCAAAGATGAAGATAAGAAAAACGTCTACCGCGCTATAAGTGTCTTTAGAACATACGAGTCTCACGTCATGCAGGTGCGCCCATGGCTACCAAAAGAGATCGGCCGTGTGACTTACGTAGCTCTTGGCATGGCTGATCTTAGCGTTTATTTGCCGTATTATGAGGGGCTTGATGGCTTTATAAAAGGTTACTCAGATGGCTCTTATGACGCTGATGATACTTCGATATACTGGGTTTATAGAAAGCTTCAAACACTTGTGATGACCGATTATGAGAAGTATTCGCCAGTGGTTAAAGAGGCTTACGCTAAATTTGAAAAAGAGTTGGCGGTAAAACAGGCTAAATTTGAAGATGAGTACGTAAAGCTTTATAAAAAAGATAAGAAAAAAGCGGACAAACTCCTAAATGAATTTAGCCAAAAGACAATGCAAGAGGCAAAGGATCTAACTCAGGAGCTTACAAACAAAGTCTTTACTATGCTTACAGCTGATATGGACGCTAAGCTAAAATCTCTAAATAAAGGCAAAAAAGACTAA
- the rpmI gene encoding 50S ribosomal protein L35, with the protein MPKMKTVRGAAKRFKVGKNKIKRGSAFRSHILTKKPTKRMRDLRGPHYVDSTNVSAVRKMLGV; encoded by the coding sequence ATGCCAAAGATGAAAACCGTTCGCGGTGCTGCTAAGCGCTTTAAAGTAGGTAAAAATAAGATAAAAAGAGGCTCTGCTTTTAGAAGCCATATCTTAACAAAAAAACCTACTAAGCGTATGAGAGACCTTCGTGGCCCACACTATGTGGATAGCACAAACGTCTCAGCCGTTCGCAAAATGCTCGGCGTATAA
- the rplT gene encoding 50S ribosomal protein L20, translating to MARVKTGVVRRRRHKKVLKLARGFFSARHKHFRKAKEQLERSLVYAYRDRRQKKRDFRRLWIVRINAACRLNDISYSRFINGLNKAKIELDRKILADLAMNDAKAFAALAKQAKDALK from the coding sequence ATGGCAAGAGTAAAAACAGGCGTAGTTAGAAGAAGACGCCATAAGAAAGTTTTAAAGCTAGCACGTGGCTTTTTCAGTGCTAGACATAAACACTTTAGAAAAGCTAAAGAGCAACTAGAGAGAAGTTTAGTTTATGCATATCGCGACAGACGTCAGAAAAAACGTGATTTTAGACGTTTATGGATCGTTCGTATCAATGCAGCTTGCAGACTAAACGACATTAGCTATTCAAGATTTATCAACGGCTTAAACAAAGCTAAGATCGAACTTGATAGAAAAATTTTAGCTGATCTAGCTATGAATGACGCGAAGGCATTTGCGGCACTTGCAAAACAAGCAAAAGATGCTTTGAAATAA